In the genome of Raphanus sativus cultivar WK10039 chromosome 4, ASM80110v3, whole genome shotgun sequence, one region contains:
- the LOC108833931 gene encoding putative FBD-associated F-box protein At5g53635, whose product MSDPLQPPHRVCCQDKHLIEVYYPSPDGAIFEKLVSCSPLLEELKIRRCCSAPEVFRIHSLSLKKLHINLNDIGDECRVVIDAPLLRRLKVDDNHSESYVVNNLDSIAKLDISLSFGLYNFDETSVSSKKSIISSFLTGVSKVREINIYADCLEMFWQYSKLAPLPQFGYLSRLDVYLCTPGLKWLLTFLETCPNLESLILEWNGDSKREHSKEMNQINFSYVPECFTSSLKFVDLRTRISGDAGEMKLVRYFLKNSAVLNKLTLRLGCYANENAVLKKLLNIPRRSITCQVDVR is encoded by the exons ATGTCAGATCCTCTCCAACCTCCCCATAGAGTATGCTGTCAAGACAAGCATTTGATTGAAGTGTATTATCCTTCTCCCGATGGGGCCATATTTGAGAAACTTGTCTCTTGCTCTCCTCTCTTGGAAGAGTTAAAGATTCGCAGATGTTGCTCTGCTCCTGAAGTCTTTCGCATACACTCTTTGTCGCTAAAGAAGCTCcacataaatttaaatgatattggAGATGAATGTAGAGTTGTGATTGACGCTCCCCTACTACGCCGTTTGAAAGTCGATGACAACCACTCCGAAAGTTATGTAGTAAACAACTTGGATTCCATAGCCAAGTTAGACATTTCTCTCAGCTTTGGTTTGTACAATTTTGATGAAACTAGCGTTTCATCAAAGAAAAGTATCATCTCCAGTTTTCTCACCGGGGTTTCGAAGGTCAGGGAGATTAATATATATGCAGACTGTTTAGAG ATGTTCTGGCAATACTCGAAATTAGCACCACTTCCTCAGTTTGGTTACTTGTCTCGCCTGGATGTGTATCTTTGTACACCTGGTTTGAAATGGTTACTAACCTTTCTTGAGACCTGCCCAAATTTGGAATCTCTCATCTTG GAATGGAATGGTGACTCTAAGAGAGAGCATTCTAAGGAGATGAATCAAATCAACTTTTCATACGTTCCAGAGTGTTTTACGTCCTCACTCAAGTTTGTCGATCTCAGAACCAGAATCTCGGGAGATGCTGGAGAAATGAAGCTAGTAAGGTACTTTCTAAAGAATTCTGCAGTCCTTAATAAATTGACTCTGCGTTTGGGTTGTTATGCAAATGAAAATGCCGTCTTGAAGAAACTCCTGAATATCCCAAGACGCTCTATCACATGTCAAGTCGACGTACGTTGA